TTCCATGCCAACTGGCCATTGACAGCCAGTGGCTACAGGCACAACCAGGGCAAGGAAGGTCCTGAGAAAGTGGAGGCAAGAGGCACCCAGAGGCTCATCCCCTGCCCGGCTGCCTCTCCCATGCACAACCAAGCCCTCAGGCTTGcagggcagctcctgggctgacttgggagaggagcagtgctgggaggaCCTGGGCTCTCTTGGCCCTGCTAGTGGCTGGAGCAATGGCCACCATGGATGACGAGGACCTGATGGCCTACTTCCGCATGCAGTACAGGCAGAACCTCCTGCCCTTGCTCAGGTGAGGGGAGTCCTCCACCCATCTCCAACCCCTCCAtcctcttctcctgtctccttcatccctccttcccccactgTGGCAAACTTCCATCCCTTATCTCCACTACTTCATTCTCCTCTTGCaactcccttccccagccctgttCCTCCCTGTAACACCCTTTTGCTCTGTCAGTGGGATtcctgctggggaggggtggggatgCCATGCCGATGGGATCAGAGATGGTGTTGGGTTGCTCTGTGCCGTCACCCCACCCGGGACACAGTCCTGCCAAAGTGCTGGACCCAGTGTGTAACCTCGAGGAAAACTTCTGTGGCAGGCAACTCAGACTGACAGAGGAGGACTCCCTGTCTCCATTTATTCGCCTTcaggagaagaagaaacaagCCCGACTGATGCAAAAGGCTCTGGAGGTGAAGGACAAGGTGAGAAAGATGTGAGGGTGCTGGGGTATGGTTGGGAGGGCTTGTGCTTTTTTAGAGAGCAGCAGTGGGCTGGCTCCAGGTGCGGGCAGCTGTGTCACGCTTGCTCTGGTCCTGCCAGGCCTTCAGGGAGCAGATGAAAGTCATAACCTGCCGGTGGAGGGACCTTCATGCCAAGGAGGCTGAGCTGAAAACCTACATGGAGAAATCTGAGAGTATTTTAAAGGTACACCTGCTCGGCTGACATGACCCTGAGccacaccaccacctcctccgCTCCCTTCGGAAGATGGTCTTGGGCCACCACATCTGTCCAAGCCTCCCTTGAGCCTGGAGGTGTGAGGAACAGGACTGGCAGGGTATGGGGTTTTGTACCACAGGTGTGGAAAACCCTGGTAGGGCTTGGGCAGGAGAGAGCTTGTCCTGTACCAGTGTGACCTCCTGAGGGCCCCAAACGTCCCCCCAGAAGGGTCTCAGGCTGTCCCCACTGTTGACACCCAGGTGTCTTCCAGGGACAGATACCAGTAGGTCTGAAAATCAGAGTGCCGTCCCAGGTGTCTGACTCCAAGACCAAAGGGTCAACGTAAGAGGGATGGCCCTGTTAAATAGGGAGTGAAAATGCTCCCAGGGGTGCTCCAGTACTGGTGTCTCCTCTGTGAAGGTTTCTCCTCCCAGTGCTGTTGAGTGACCCAGCTCCATCTTCCCTTGCCTACCTTTCcctctgtgtctgtgcatgtgtgtgcgtgtgtgcatgtCTGTTGGTGGGGGAAACATCACCAGGAAAATGATAAGTTGCGAATCCAAGCTCTGAAGAAAGCcagcaaagaaagagagaggaggatGCAAAAGGAGAGTGAGCTTTTGAGAGCTAAGAGGGAATTGGAAGCCCTGAGAAATAAGCACCAGAAACTCTGCAACAGAGTGCAGAAGTACTCCATCTTCAACAAATACCTGGAGGATGTGGTGAAGATCTCACAGGTGAGTTTGGACATGAGAGAGACAGATCATGGCCTTACATGGGTGTTAAACCTAGAGGAGATAAGGCAAGTCCAGGGAAATCATAACACTTGGTCAAACCCAGAGACCTCAGATGGGATGGGAAGAGGTTCCCTGCAACCAAGGTGAGCCAAGGGGACCAGAGTTAGGGGAGGAGAACCAGAAAAGGAGGTGAAAGCTtgagaaaaccaaagaaaaactgttagaagggggaaaaacacaGGGCTGAGGGGATTGGACACCCCTTTGTGTCACCATTTTACGTCACACTGACGGTTTGGGAGAAGTGAAAAGCTGCCTGGGAATGAGAACCCAGGCAGTTGTTAAAAAAGCTGAGCCCTTGTTCAAGGATGCCCGGGCATCACTCAATGCATCACTCATACTCCTGCAGTCCCAGCTGCACCCCTCCCATGCCTAGGTGACTCGGTGCTGGCAGTTGCAGTTGTGCTTTGTGTTTTATCAGAGCACTGCTCACCTCGGGGAGAGGTGCAATATCCCCCCTTGCTTATGGCAGTGACAGCTCTGGGACTGACACAGTGGGATGTCATCATACAGGGGTTGTGGGGATGCTCAAACCAACTGGGGCAATAGTCTCGTCAAGAAGTGAAGATCTTTCAGCTGTGGGAGGTGTTGTCCCTGGTCAGGGCAGGATGCCAAACAGCACGAGACTTGCCATCGtgatgaggggagggcagggggattACTAACACCAGAAGCCCTGTGCCGCAGTTTGAGGAGATCCAGGAAGTCATCTGGCGCTACAAGACGCTGGTGAGGATGCACAAGGACCTGCTGCAGTCACAACACAGGCACAAGGAAATGTCCAAGCAAGCCAAGGTGCTCCTGGACCAGtacacagcagagaaagaagctgAGATTCTGCAGTACAAAaatgagctgctgcagctccaacTACGTTTTGACCAGGCTCAAAGTGACGTCCTCCCCTGGGTGAGAAAATGTGGAGCGGGCAGGGGAAGATGTCCAAGGCCTGGCTGTGTCAAGACCAGCTGATGGCTCATCCCTAAGCCATGGGGTCATGGCAAGGCCCAGTAGCAGCCTTTGTGATTGGAGGAGATGCCTAATTTCATCCCTCCAAGGGGTTGTAGAATGAAGAATGACAGACCAGGTCTGGAGCAAGTTATATAAGGGGTTAAAACAAGGCCCTCACAAAGCCATCGTGATCTTTCACTTCTTGCTTGAACTCATAGTTGAAAGAGATCAGCTAACCAGGCTTTAGGGAGGTCTGCCTTGGCACAAAACCCAAGCATACTCCACCACGTGCCTGTTGGGTTTGTCTAGCCTGGCCATACTCTTTTCCATTAACCATTCCTTGCAGCATCATCCCTGTAACGGGGCTTCAGTGTGGCATGTCTCATGGCTCAGGCCTCAGAGTGAAGTTggttttgctgatttttattattttttttcatcctttgcaCTTCATCTGCCCACCAGGGCTCCTCCCTCCTTACCAGTCCGAAAGTGACCAGACTGGTGGTAAACTGGGCTGTAATGAGGCCCATCGCTGTGTAGCCAGTGGTGAGTGTGCAGAAATACCCTCAGCTCTGCTGGCCTCTGCTCCCTTTTTGCATCACTTTGAGGGGGCCTTGCCAAATTCCCATATTGGATACTCCAGGCTCCAGGAGTTGGATCCCATCAGGCAAAGCTGGAAAGCACCTGGTCTGGGAGGGTGGCAGTGGGATGTGCTGCTCCCAGGCTATCACCTAGCCCTGCTGTGGAGAGTGCAAATAAGGCCTGCAGGGATGACCTGCCAGACTGAGGACCACAGGAGATGGCAGAGAGATGGGGAGGTTCCTGGGGCAAGGAGCAGCTGTGGTGGTTCCTGAATCTGCTGCCACCACACCAAGCTGAACCgcctccagcacagccctgggcaaGGACAGGTTCTTCCTAGCAAAACAGATGAGTGTGGAAGTTAGTGTCGCCAAGCCAGGGTCTCCAGTGCTGAAGGAGCATCTTTGCTGAGGCGTGTCTCGTCTCCTCTCAGGAGACTCGCTGGGCCGACATCCAGAACACGACCGCCAAGAAAACCCTGAAGCTGGGGACCATCAAGATGGCCATCtacaacctcttccagtgcacGAGCATGCAGCTGAAAGCAAACCTGAACGTGTCGATGGATGACAGCCACAGACAGCTGAACATGGTAGAGCCAAGCCAGACCCCTTCTCCCCACCCAGAAAGAAGAGTAGTAATGACCCTCAGCTGCCcaaagggaggggagagctcAGAGAAATCAATGTGCCCAACAGACACCCTCCTTTTCACCTGGGGTCTCTCTTGGGCACACGGAATGGGCAGAGGACACCAGGCAAACCTGTCTCGTCCAAGGAGGCGGAGTAGGGTGTGGGTCCCTGTGGGGGCAGAAGAAGTGGGAGCCAGGCAGTCTGGGGCAGTGGACGCAGGGGATGCAGATCAACCCATGGCCAAGGTTTGGCCTGAACTCAGATGCATGAACAAAAGCCCATTCTGGTGGTACAGATCCAGCAAGGCAAATGCCTTATCCTCTTGCTTAGTTTTGTTGGTGAAATTTGCCTTCCAAAAGGGCCAACAagctcccctctgcctcctgtTCCCATCCCTGCTCTGAGCTCTGCCATCTCTCTTCCCCACCCTAGATTCAGCAGTTTATGCAAGACCTCACAGACATCTCTATGGAGGTGAACCGGAAGGACGTGCAGAACCACTAGCGAGCAGCTATACCTATGGAGCTATAAGGGACATGCCAACATGACCTGCTCTGCCAGCAAAGGCTCagcagggtgggaagggaaggaggacgACAGAGGGCCCTACAGATATTGTAGACTCCACCATAGGTTACATCAGTGAAGTTTCATAGCTTTCTAGCTCTTCTGTCCTGCATAGTTGCCGACACCTTTTAtactattaaaaataagcaaatattcTAAGGAGTCTCTTCATTTTCTGGGAGGATTGGAAACATCAGAGCATCTCCATCCCACAGCCTCACCCCAGACACCATTGGGGTGCCTTTTCTGGCAGATAGGATTCTGGTTGCAGAAGACAGTGTCCCAGCAAAGCAGGCAAGCTAGGGAGAGCAGGCTGGGACAGGAATATAGTCTTAAATAGGGATTAGTACTAGTGTTTACATTTGGACATCCCTCTCAGCCTAAGCTCTGAGATATTTGAGAGGGATATATCACAACAGGGTGGGGGGACTATGCTTTGGGAGAGCATCAGAGATTTTCCAGCACCACACCCAGCACATCCGTGGATGTGGATTTCTCTGTACAGCCATGTGCTATGTACTAGAACACACGTCCCCCCTCAAGCTGTTAGGGAAAGTGTGGAGCATGGATATAGGTGAAGGATGAACCAGCCAAAGCTATTGCACCAAGCATTTAGCTGTTCATCATGACTGCTAACATGATGAATACAAAACAAGAGGACTAAAAATGGCTCTGAAGACACACTGGAGTTCAGACCAGGCTCAGAGTCTTTTGGGGAGGACATTTTAATGCACCAAGGACCCAATGACATAAGCTTACAGATTTTGAAGCAAGAGACCATTAATCACATGCTCCTGCTCCCTTCTTTCCAGTAGTTACTCCTGTCCTGAGCCAGTGGATTCAGCTAAtgcatcctccagaaaagccTGAGTCTAGCTAGTCCGTGTTTCTAATGCCTGGGGGTTGCGCATGCACCTGACCGCTTCCTTCGAGAGTGAGGAAGGCACAGATTAACCTCCTCCCTTTCCCAAATCTGTGCTTTCATGAGTGACAAGGAAAACAGATGCACCCCAGAGCTGGTGCTGGCTGCTTGtttggaaagcagaggaaggatAAGTTCGGGGTGGGAACACTTGGTGCAGAGTCTGAACAGAGGATGCTCCCTCTGTGTCTTT
The genomic region above belongs to Gavia stellata isolate bGavSte3 chromosome 22, bGavSte3.hap2, whole genome shotgun sequence and contains:
- the CCDC42 gene encoding coiled-coil domain-containing protein 42, encoding MASDLFAAVRILHGSHYGIVDDKERMPQVAGAMATMDDEDLMAYFRMQYRQNLLPLLRQLRLTEEDSLSPFIRLQEKKKQARLMQKALEVKDKAFREQMKVITCRWRDLHAKEAELKTYMEKSESILKENDKLRIQALKKASKERERRMQKESELLRAKRELEALRNKHQKLCNRVQKYSIFNKYLEDVVKISQFEEIQEVIWRYKTLVRMHKDLLQSQHRHKEMSKQAKVLLDQYTAEKEAEILQYKNELLQLQLRFDQAQSDVLPWETRWADIQNTTAKKTLKLGTIKMAIYNLFQCTSMQLKANLNVSMDDSHRQLNMIQQFMQDLTDISMEVNRKDVQNH